One genomic region from Terriglobus aquaticus encodes:
- a CDS encoding IlvD/Edd family dehydratase, with protein sequence MSNETAGTLRSQQWFGRQDKNGFYYRSWLKNRGFPQDVFEGRPVIGICNTWSELTPCNTHFKTIADHVRWGVLEAGGFPLEFPAMSPGETLTRPTAMLYRNLAAMEVEESIRSNPLDGVVLLMGCDKTTPSLLMGAASVDVPTIGISAGPMLRGVYRGTYIGSGTNTISMSEQLRAGEITLDEYHEAEACMHRSHGTCMTMGTASTMACMVETLGISLPGNAAIPAVDARRNLLARESGRRIVDLVRQDITMSKIITRESLENAIRVNAAIGGSTNAVIHHIALARRMDLPMSLDDWDALGRNVPCLLNIMPQGNFLMEDFFEAGGLPAILRELGENNLLHRDALTVNGKTLWQNNENAPCWRREVIHAFTEPFKAVGGIAVLKGNLAPSGAVLKPSAASDALTKHTGPAVVFSTIEDLRARINDDNLDIDEHSVMVLQNCGPKGYPGMAEVGNLPLPPKLLKRGITDMVRISDARMSGTAYGTVVLHCAPEAAVGGNLALVQNGDLITLDLEARTLQLHVSDKDLAQRRAQWQPLHNTPDRGYTRLYIEHVMQADEGADFDFLVGRTGSEVPRNNF encoded by the coding sequence ATGAGCAACGAAACCGCCGGCACCCTTCGCTCCCAGCAATGGTTCGGCCGCCAGGACAAGAACGGCTTCTACTACCGCTCGTGGCTCAAGAACCGCGGCTTTCCGCAGGACGTCTTCGAAGGCCGTCCCGTCATCGGCATCTGCAACACCTGGTCCGAGCTCACACCCTGCAACACCCATTTCAAAACCATCGCCGACCACGTGCGCTGGGGCGTGCTTGAGGCAGGCGGCTTCCCGCTGGAGTTCCCGGCCATGTCGCCCGGTGAAACCCTAACGCGCCCAACCGCTATGCTCTATCGCAACCTCGCCGCCATGGAGGTCGAGGAGTCCATCCGCTCCAACCCGCTGGACGGCGTCGTGCTGCTCATGGGTTGCGACAAGACCACGCCATCGCTGCTCATGGGCGCCGCCTCGGTCGACGTGCCCACCATCGGCATCTCCGCCGGCCCCATGTTGCGCGGCGTCTATCGCGGCACCTACATCGGCTCCGGCACCAACACCATCTCCATGAGCGAGCAACTCCGCGCCGGCGAGATCACGCTCGACGAATACCACGAAGCCGAAGCCTGCATGCACCGCTCGCACGGCACCTGCATGACCATGGGCACCGCCTCCACCATGGCCTGCATGGTCGAAACGCTCGGCATTTCGCTGCCCGGCAACGCCGCGATCCCCGCAGTCGATGCTCGCCGCAATCTGCTCGCGCGCGAGTCCGGCCGCCGCATCGTCGATCTAGTCAGGCAAGACATCACCATGTCGAAGATCATCACGCGTGAGTCGCTCGAGAACGCCATCCGCGTCAACGCTGCCATCGGCGGTTCGACCAACGCCGTCATCCACCACATCGCGCTCGCACGCCGCATGGACCTGCCGATGAGTCTCGACGATTGGGACGCCCTCGGCCGCAACGTCCCGTGCCTGCTCAACATCATGCCGCAGGGCAACTTCCTCATGGAGGACTTTTTCGAAGCCGGCGGTCTGCCCGCCATCCTGCGCGAACTCGGCGAAAACAACCTGCTCCATCGCGACGCTCTTACCGTCAACGGCAAAACGCTCTGGCAGAACAACGAGAACGCGCCCTGCTGGCGGCGCGAAGTCATCCACGCCTTCACCGAGCCCTTTAAGGCTGTCGGTGGCATCGCCGTCCTCAAGGGCAATCTCGCTCCCTCGGGCGCCGTGCTCAAACCCTCCGCCGCGTCCGACGCGCTCACCAAGCACACCGGCCCCGCCGTCGTCTTCAGCACCATCGAGGACCTGCGCGCCCGCATCAACGACGACAACCTCGACATCGACGAACACTCCGTCATGGTGCTGCAGAACTGCGGCCCCAAGGGCTACCCCGGCATGGCCGAGGTCGGCAACCTTCCGCTGCCGCCCAAGCTCCTCAAGCGCGGCATTACCGACATGGTTCGCATTTCCGACGCCCGCATGTCCGGCACAGCCTACGGCACCGTCGTGCTCCACTGCGCACCGGAGGCCGCGGTCGGCGGCAATCTCGCCCTCGTGCAGAACGGCGATCTCATCACGCTCGACCTCGAAGCCCGCACCCTCCAGCTCCACGTCTCCGACAAAGATCTCGCTCAGCGCCGCGCGCAATGGCAACCGTTGCACAACACGCCCGACCGCGGCTACACCAGGCTCTACATCGAACACGTCATGCAAGCCGACGAGGGCGCCGACTTCGACTTCCTCGTCGGACGCACCGGCTCCGAAGTCCCCCGCAACAACTTCTAG
- a CDS encoding fumarylacetoacetate hydrolase family protein: MKLVRYGAPGAELPGILDSNGQLRDLSTEVGDIAGEVLLPGSLQRLASLNVDSLPIVAGTPRLGPCVAGTGKFICIGLNYSDHAAETGMQVPPEPIIFMKATSTIVGPNDDVEIPRNAQKTDWEVELGVVIGKPAKYVSEENALEHVAGYCVVNDISERHFQLERQGQWVKGKSHDTFGPVGPWLVTADEVPDPQQLALSLEVNGHTMQNGTTATMVYTVRYLVSYLSQFMTLQPGDIISTGTPPGVGMGQKPQPVYLKAGDTMTLRVQGLGEQRQHVIDARPL; encoded by the coding sequence ATGAAACTCGTACGTTACGGCGCCCCCGGCGCAGAACTTCCCGGCATCCTCGACTCGAACGGCCAACTCCGCGATCTCTCCACCGAAGTGGGCGATATCGCCGGCGAAGTTCTGTTGCCCGGCTCACTCCAGCGCCTCGCCTCGCTCAATGTCGACTCGCTCCCGATAGTTGCGGGCACACCGCGGCTCGGCCCCTGTGTGGCCGGCACCGGCAAGTTCATCTGCATCGGCCTCAACTACTCCGATCACGCTGCAGAGACTGGCATGCAGGTTCCACCTGAACCCATCATCTTCATGAAGGCGACGTCCACCATCGTCGGCCCCAACGACGACGTCGAGATCCCGCGCAACGCACAGAAGACTGACTGGGAAGTTGAACTCGGAGTCGTCATCGGCAAGCCCGCAAAATACGTCTCGGAAGAAAACGCCCTCGAGCACGTCGCCGGCTACTGCGTCGTCAACGATATCTCGGAACGCCACTTCCAGCTCGAGCGTCAAGGCCAGTGGGTCAAGGGCAAGTCCCACGACACGTTTGGTCCTGTCGGCCCATGGCTCGTCACCGCCGACGAAGTGCCCGACCCGCAACAGCTTGCCCTGTCGCTCGAAGTAAACGGGCACACCATGCAGAACGGCACTACCGCCACCATGGTCTACACGGTTCGGTACCTGGTCAGCTACTTATCGCAATTCATGACGCTGCAACCCGGCGACATCATCAGCACCGGCACACCGCCGGGCGTCGGCATGGGCCAGAAGCCGCAGCCCGTCTACCTGAAAGCCGGCGACACCATGACGCTGCGCGTTCAGGGCCTCGGTGAACAACGCCAACACGTCATCGACGCCCGCCCACTCTAG
- a CDS encoding polysaccharide deacetylase family protein translates to MPPEDFRGTARETGALLRSAPLIRTANFHNVPKRRIVEVEAQLKLWSSAFSSVNEAELDRYLTTGEWHKPKPGLLIAIFNGYRNGYDNMRPLLERYGFVGWFYVPTLFVNEPAATQQQFVSSRTLKIIHDEYPDGRYALSWDEIKAMDGRHVIACHTRNHARLQLDDLNYLENETVGPQLDFQKHLGHPVRAFASLSGQPYGQHGPSDRAIDRAGYQFITSNYKIQRIRSVPGHATPTADLQAR, encoded by the coding sequence GTGCCTCCTGAAGACTTCCGCGGAACCGCTCGCGAGACTGGCGCGCTGCTGCGCTCCGCACCGCTCATCCGCACTGCCAACTTCCATAATGTTCCCAAGCGCCGCATCGTTGAAGTGGAGGCGCAGCTCAAGCTTTGGAGCTCCGCCTTCAGCTCCGTCAACGAAGCGGAACTCGATCGCTATCTCACCACCGGCGAATGGCACAAACCCAAGCCGGGTCTCCTCATCGCCATCTTCAATGGCTATCGCAACGGCTACGACAACATGCGGCCGCTGCTTGAAAGGTACGGCTTCGTTGGCTGGTTTTACGTGCCCACCCTGTTCGTCAACGAACCTGCGGCGACCCAGCAGCAGTTCGTCTCCTCCCGCACGCTCAAGATCATCCATGACGAGTACCCCGACGGTCGCTACGCGCTCTCTTGGGACGAGATCAAGGCCATGGATGGTCGCCACGTGATCGCATGCCACACCCGCAACCACGCCAGGCTCCAACTCGACGATCTGAACTACCTCGAAAACGAGACGGTCGGTCCGCAGCTCGATTTCCAAAAGCATCTCGGCCATCCCGTGCGCGCCTTCGCCTCACTTTCCGGCCAGCCGTACGGCCAGCACGGACCCTCTGACCGCGCTATCGATCGCGCCGGCTACCAGTTCATCACCTCCAACTACAAAATCCAGCGAATCCGCTCCGTTCCCGGGCACGCCACACCCACCGCCGATCTGCAGGCGCGATGA
- a CDS encoding polysaccharide deacetylase family protein, whose protein sequence is MSTPAFTARATEQESLFRDRPLIRVVNYHNTPRIRAEQMERELQQYSQAFTSVNEAELRSYIQTGQWKKSKPGMIPVLYEGYRNGYDVIAPLLEKYGFVGWFFIITEFIKGPVPDQVTYAKGHHIGMQTREYPEGRYALTWQEIRELSKKHVIASHARNHAELSAMSEEARRAEIFGSQEDFRKNLGRPVLAFSSLRGPAQNEHPEVDTAKLVQQAGYEFVFSNYRIQRVGNGVASAS, encoded by the coding sequence GTGAGCACACCTGCCTTCACCGCGCGCGCCACCGAACAGGAATCGCTCTTTCGCGATCGCCCGTTGATCCGCGTCGTCAACTACCACAACACGCCTCGCATCCGTGCGGAACAGATGGAGCGCGAGCTGCAGCAGTACAGCCAGGCGTTCACCTCCGTGAACGAAGCAGAGCTCCGGTCCTACATTCAGACGGGCCAGTGGAAGAAATCCAAGCCGGGCATGATCCCCGTGCTGTATGAGGGCTATCGCAACGGCTACGACGTCATCGCGCCACTGCTGGAAAAGTACGGCTTCGTCGGCTGGTTCTTCATCATCACCGAGTTCATCAAGGGCCCCGTCCCCGATCAGGTGACCTACGCCAAGGGACACCACATCGGCATGCAAACGCGCGAGTACCCTGAGGGCCGCTACGCCCTCACCTGGCAGGAGATCCGCGAGCTCAGCAAGAAGCACGTGATTGCCAGCCACGCCCGCAACCACGCAGAGCTTTCCGCCATGAGCGAAGAAGCCCGCCGCGCGGAAATCTTCGGCTCGCAGGAAGACTTCCGCAAAAACCTCGGCCGTCCTGTGCTCGCGTTCTCGTCGCTCCGCGGACCTGCGCAGAATGAGCATCCCGAGGTCGACACGGCAAAGCTGGTGCAGCAGGCCGGGTACGAGTTCGTCTTCTCCAACTACCGCATTCAACGCGTCGGCAATGGTGTCGCCAGTGCCTCCTGA
- a CDS encoding carbohydrate ABC transporter permease: MRPSAEVAIFPGEDVGVSPHASAPVALRGRRPPRITGGLLKYVFLSLGAVVMVVPFVDMLLGSLRTVPERLARPPIYLPAHPQWQNFIRVFHDLPMAQWLTNSVMVTTSITIIQLLTSSAAGYALAKFRFRGRDLILRCILGAQMFPFFLFLIPMFFILRFWPFAGGNSWLGQGGAGFLSSYAGLILPFAVSWYGIFMMRQFMVSIPDDLLDAARVDGASELRIFFTVVLPLARTALATLSIFVFIYQWNEVIWSMTATRIAPKLQTVPVGIFLMRQAFTDERTFSLQQASLVVSVIPVLILFLFLQRYYVRGVTAGAVKG; this comes from the coding sequence ATGAGACCCTCCGCCGAAGTTGCAATCTTTCCGGGAGAAGACGTCGGGGTCAGCCCGCACGCATCCGCGCCTGTCGCACTGCGCGGCCGTCGCCCGCCTCGCATCACCGGCGGTTTGCTCAAGTATGTGTTTCTCTCTCTCGGCGCAGTCGTCATGGTGGTGCCGTTTGTTGACATGCTGCTCGGATCGCTGCGCACCGTTCCTGAGCGCCTGGCACGTCCGCCCATCTATCTGCCAGCGCATCCGCAGTGGCAGAACTTCATCCGTGTCTTCCACGATCTGCCCATGGCGCAGTGGCTCACCAACAGCGTCATGGTCACTACGTCGATCACGATCATCCAGCTTCTCACCAGTTCGGCAGCCGGCTATGCGCTTGCCAAGTTCCGCTTCCGCGGCCGCGACCTCATCCTGCGCTGCATCCTGGGCGCACAGATGTTTCCGTTTTTTCTCTTCCTCATCCCAATGTTTTTCATCCTGCGCTTCTGGCCATTTGCAGGTGGCAATAGCTGGCTCGGTCAGGGCGGCGCGGGCTTTCTCAGCAGTTACGCCGGTCTCATCCTGCCCTTCGCCGTGTCCTGGTATGGCATCTTCATGATGCGGCAGTTCATGGTCTCCATCCCCGACGATCTGCTCGATGCCGCACGCGTCGACGGCGCCAGCGAACTCCGCATCTTCTTCACCGTCGTGCTCCCGCTGGCTCGAACGGCTCTCGCCACGCTCAGCATCTTCGTCTTCATCTATCAGTGGAACGAGGTCATCTGGTCCATGACCGCCACGCGCATCGCGCCAAAGCTGCAAACGGTTCCCGTGGGCATCTTCCTCATGCGCCAGGCATTCACCGACGAGCGAACCTTTTCCCTGCAACAGGCTTCGCTTGTTGTCTCCGTTATCCCTGTGCTCATTCTGTTTCTCTTCCTGCAGCGCTACTACGTGCGTGGCGTCACTGCGGGCGCGGTCAAAGGCTAG
- a CDS encoding carbohydrate ABC transporter permease has product MRNRLTPYLFLSPALLYAAIFFLLPLGLALTLAFTNFQAFAPHHFVGLHNFSYLLTRDPFFLTTVRNTLVFAVGSLALAIPLSLLVAYTISRSRFKAFWRCIFWLPMATNVVAVAFEWKFLLDGPTGLVNHLLDLLHLPGPGWLSNPHLALLSVILVFVWMTLGSNMLLLSAGLESLDESTFEAARIDGANAVQIFTRIALPLLRPTLLFVMTTDLIIGLSSFPLMLVMTEGGPAQSTTVTALYMYQMAFTDLRLGRASAAAFILFLLIFAITMVQLRLLRKGGLEGYA; this is encoded by the coding sequence ATGCGCAACCGCCTCACACCCTACCTGTTCCTCAGTCCCGCGCTCCTCTACGCGGCCATCTTCTTCCTTCTGCCGCTGGGCCTTGCGCTCACGCTTGCCTTCACCAACTTCCAGGCGTTCGCACCGCACCACTTCGTTGGCCTGCATAACTTCTCGTACCTCCTCACGCGCGATCCGTTCTTTCTGACCACCGTGCGCAACACGCTGGTCTTTGCGGTAGGCTCGCTCGCGTTGGCCATCCCGCTCTCGCTCCTGGTCGCGTACACCATCTCGCGCAGCCGGTTCAAAGCCTTCTGGCGTTGCATCTTCTGGCTGCCCATGGCGACCAATGTTGTCGCCGTTGCGTTTGAATGGAAGTTCCTGCTGGACGGGCCCACCGGGCTCGTCAATCACCTGCTCGATCTGCTCCACCTGCCGGGCCCGGGATGGCTCAGCAATCCGCACCTGGCGCTGCTGTCCGTCATCCTGGTCTTCGTCTGGATGACCCTGGGCAGCAACATGCTTCTGCTCTCTGCAGGTCTTGAAAGCCTGGACGAAAGCACCTTTGAAGCCGCCCGTATCGATGGCGCAAACGCGGTCCAGATCTTCACGCGCATCGCTCTGCCCCTGCTCAGGCCCACACTGCTCTTCGTCATGACCACGGACCTCATCATCGGGCTCAGCTCCTTCCCGCTCATGCTGGTCATGACGGAGGGCGGTCCCGCGCAAAGCACAACCGTCACGGCGCTCTACATGTACCAGATGGCCTTCACCGACCTGCGCCTGGGCCGCGCCTCCGCAGCCGCCTTCATCTTGTTTCTGCTCATCTTCGCCATCACCATGGTCCAGCTCCGGTTGCTGCGCAAGGGAGGGCTCGAAGGTTACGCATGA
- a CDS encoding ABC transporter substrate-binding protein encodes MAPRKHSTQSTPQLRAVACVCATVIGAAPTFAQHLTLTIATHYTDDQRAPLTPCLRAYERLHSGITIVHRQLSYRDLLQSLFLSRMGGQPPDIYNLSTTWTRQLVESNALAQPPASISSFVQQSYLPNTTSAITSDGRLWGIPSETDVYMLVYNKLLFAQNGITHPPSNTAEWISDAAKISRTNRQGQLVVSGFTVGSSQNQIVAPFLTLLFSGGQQLIAADGKSTNLTSAAAHSALQAEVDLFRSHGAEWGTVPYQFPSGAIGMMVVPNWFNRPLHQGFEQRFDQTVAVAPIPAGADWRTLQYGFFWSVDANSPHPAEAWALLQWLNTAQQPGGRSCVGNMLMALGGLTGNRQDLAASTAELNTPFLRPFVDALSSGRALPQPSIRHANEIEALTGKYLERAMLGVIPTDTALHQLDAGIRTILQEQE; translated from the coding sequence ATGGCTCCGCGGAAGCACAGCACCCAAAGCACGCCGCAGCTTCGCGCCGTCGCATGTGTCTGCGCCACCGTGATCGGCGCCGCGCCCACCTTTGCGCAACACCTCACGCTCACCATCGCAACGCACTACACCGACGATCAGCGCGCTCCGCTTACGCCCTGCCTGCGGGCCTACGAACGCCTTCATTCCGGCATCACCATCGTTCACCGGCAGCTCTCCTACCGCGACCTGCTGCAGTCGCTGTTCCTCTCGCGCATGGGCGGCCAGCCTCCTGACATCTACAACCTCTCCACCACCTGGACAAGGCAACTCGTGGAGAGCAACGCCCTCGCGCAGCCGCCAGCCTCTATCTCAAGCTTTGTCCAGCAAAGCTATTTGCCAAACACCACCTCCGCCATCACGAGCGATGGCAGGCTCTGGGGCATCCCGTCCGAAACAGACGTATACATGCTCGTCTACAACAAGCTGCTCTTCGCGCAGAACGGCATCACGCATCCGCCCAGCAATACGGCCGAGTGGATCAGCGACGCCGCAAAGATCTCGCGCACCAATCGTCAAGGGCAGCTCGTCGTCTCCGGATTCACCGTCGGTTCCTCGCAGAACCAGATCGTCGCTCCATTCCTCACGTTGCTCTTCTCGGGCGGGCAGCAACTCATCGCGGCAGACGGCAAATCCACGAACCTGACCAGCGCCGCGGCACACAGCGCTTTGCAGGCGGAGGTGGACTTATTCCGCTCGCATGGTGCGGAGTGGGGCACGGTGCCGTACCAGTTCCCCAGTGGAGCCATCGGCATGATGGTGGTGCCCAACTGGTTCAACCGGCCGCTGCACCAAGGGTTTGAGCAACGGTTCGATCAGACGGTCGCTGTCGCTCCCATACCCGCCGGCGCAGACTGGCGAACCCTTCAGTACGGCTTCTTCTGGTCGGTCGACGCCAACTCGCCGCACCCGGCCGAAGCGTGGGCGCTGCTGCAGTGGCTCAACACCGCGCAACAGCCGGGCGGCCGCTCGTGTGTCGGCAACATGCTCATGGCACTCGGTGGTCTCACCGGCAACCGCCAAGACCTGGCTGCTTCCACGGCTGAGCTCAATACGCCGTTCCTGCGGCCCTTCGTCGATGCGCTCAGCTCCGGCCGCGCTCTGCCGCAGCCCAGCATCCGCCACGCGAACGAGATCGAAGCTTTGACTGGCAAATATCTTGAGCGCGCTATGCTCGGCGTCATCCCCACCGACACGGCACTTCACCAGCTTGACGCAGGCATTCGCACCATCCTGCAGGAACAGGAGTAG
- a CDS encoding 2-hydroxyacid dehydrogenase has product MIQSASASRILVISDSLHTLPEAVAILRDSGSDITWVHALTPWHELSPEHKAALHDADAVVMGRVMGIDAAALTLAPRLRVIALHTSGSDNVDLEAASARGILVTNVKGVNAEQCAEFAMGLMLDVVRQIRRGDRAIRAGLWAAQTQTSMDVVGSTIGVIGLGQIAQAFVVRARAFGARILVHTRTHDESLASRLGFEYASLDDVLRNSDIVNLFAALTPETRHMIGARELALMKPSAYLINIARGELIDETALFQALQEQRIAGAGLDVFETEPLFDSPLFALDNVTLTPHQAGLTIGGKTGAAVRAATNALEVLRGSVPKDTINATSVVHRST; this is encoded by the coding sequence ATGATCCAGTCCGCCTCAGCATCTCGCATCCTCGTCATTTCTGACAGTCTGCACACGCTGCCCGAAGCCGTGGCCATCCTGCGTGACTCCGGGTCCGACATCACTTGGGTGCATGCGCTCACACCATGGCACGAACTCTCCCCTGAGCACAAAGCGGCCCTGCACGATGCGGACGCCGTGGTCATGGGCCGCGTCATGGGCATCGATGCCGCCGCGCTGACGCTCGCTCCCAGGCTCCGCGTCATCGCGCTGCACACTTCCGGCTCCGACAACGTGGACTTGGAGGCCGCCTCTGCGCGCGGCATCCTCGTGACCAACGTGAAGGGTGTAAACGCGGAGCAGTGTGCTGAATTCGCCATGGGCCTCATGCTCGATGTCGTTCGTCAGATTCGCCGCGGCGACCGCGCCATCCGTGCAGGTCTGTGGGCCGCGCAAACCCAGACCAGCATGGACGTCGTCGGGTCCACCATTGGCGTCATTGGCCTGGGCCAGATCGCGCAGGCGTTCGTTGTCCGGGCCCGCGCCTTCGGTGCGCGCATCCTCGTTCACACACGAACGCACGATGAGTCCCTCGCGTCTCGCCTGGGCTTCGAGTATGCGTCCCTCGACGACGTCCTGCGGAACTCCGACATCGTCAACCTGTTTGCCGCGCTCACGCCGGAAACCCGCCACATGATCGGCGCGCGCGAGCTTGCGCTCATGAAGCCTTCGGCGTACCTGATCAACATCGCGCGGGGCGAGCTGATCGACGAAACAGCGCTATTTCAAGCCCTGCAAGAGCAGCGCATCGCTGGCGCCGGGCTCGACGTGTTCGAGACCGAGCCGCTCTTCGATTCGCCTCTCTTCGCGCTCGACAACGTGACGCTCACCCCACACCAGGCCGGCCTCACCATCGGCGGCAAAACCGGAGCCGCCGTTCGCGCAGCAACCAACGCGCTCGAAGTTCTGCGCGGATCTGTTCCGAAAGACACTATCAACGCCACCTCCGTCGTCCACAGGTCCACTTAG
- a CDS encoding ABC transporter ATP-binding protein, whose product MAEVHIRDVHKRHGDAHILRGIHLDIRDGEFVVLVGPSGCGKSTLLRMIAGLEEVTAGEIRIGSRVVNDLPAKDRDIAMVFQSYALYPHLTVAGNMGFSLRLKGMNKADIAAKVNAVAETLGLANLLDRFPRQLSGGQRQRVAMGRAIVRNPQVFLFDEPLSNLDAKLRISMRAEIKELHQRLQTTTIYVTHDQVEAMTLASRIVVLHGGTVEQIGTPMDLYDRPANQFVAGFIGAPAMNFLPAHLVGSALQVNSGPALPASISGAVATDAVTFGIRPEHLRAVAPAAPGSIAGTVAVVEPTGSETILIVQSVTGRLTALVRERIDLQPGQPVSLQPVPGLGHVFNAQGLRIGAA is encoded by the coding sequence ATGGCTGAGGTCCACATTCGCGACGTGCACAAACGGCACGGCGATGCTCACATCCTCCGTGGCATCCACCTCGACATCCGCGACGGCGAATTCGTGGTTCTCGTTGGACCTTCTGGTTGCGGCAAGAGCACGCTGCTGCGCATGATCGCTGGGTTGGAAGAGGTCACCGCCGGCGAGATCCGCATCGGCTCCCGCGTGGTCAACGACCTGCCCGCAAAAGACCGCGACATCGCCATGGTCTTTCAAAGCTACGCACTGTACCCGCACCTCACGGTCGCCGGCAATATGGGATTTTCGCTGCGCCTCAAAGGCATGAACAAGGCCGACATAGCGGCCAAGGTGAACGCCGTCGCAGAAACCCTGGGCCTTGCTAACCTGCTGGACCGCTTCCCGCGCCAGCTTTCCGGTGGCCAGCGTCAGCGCGTCGCCATGGGCCGCGCCATCGTGCGCAACCCGCAAGTGTTCCTCTTCGACGAACCTCTCTCCAACCTCGATGCCAAGCTGCGCATCAGCATGCGAGCCGAAATCAAAGAGCTGCACCAGCGCCTGCAAACCACCACGATCTATGTGACACACGATCAGGTCGAGGCCATGACGCTGGCCTCGCGCATTGTCGTTCTGCACGGTGGCACGGTGGAACAGATCGGCACACCCATGGACCTCTACGATCGGCCGGCGAACCAGTTTGTCGCCGGCTTTATCGGCGCTCCCGCAATGAACTTCCTGCCCGCACATCTCGTCGGCAGTGCGCTTCAGGTCAACAGCGGCCCCGCTCTTCCAGCCAGCATCTCCGGTGCAGTCGCAACCGACGCAGTCACCTTCGGCATCCGCCCGGAGCACCTGCGCGCCGTCGCTCCCGCAGCGCCGGGCAGCATCGCTGGCACCGTCGCGGTGGTTGAGCCAACGGGTTCTGAGACCATCCTGATTGTGCAGTCGGTGACCGGCCGGCTGACCGCGCTCGTGCGCGAGCGCATCGACCTGCAGCCCGGCCAACCTGTCTCGCTGCAGCCGGTCCCTGGCCTCGGCCACGTCTTCAACGCACAAGGCCTTCGCATCGGTGCCGCATGA
- a CDS encoding 5-deoxy-glucuronate isomerase codes for MKLIHPDHERLYPLPGVAVPAHRPVDIDGSNTGFQRLRSLRIYRFPAGVPVDGHAEDDEVFLILTEGTATVQIGISEADPASVGTFTLSAFHAHGDRPSVAYLPPHAVYRLTPHTIADVAYARATTPHQRETAVFSTRRHSAKEGRGVLLDQRNHAHLLGLLLAEIVAGREDLELDLRGGVAPGAELLVHIQSENPIASASLQTSNGDTLPIHSWDTVALAPNETATLRIPPRTDLLTLTVFAE; via the coding sequence ATGAAGCTGATCCATCCGGATCACGAGCGTCTCTACCCCCTCCCGGGTGTCGCGGTACCTGCGCATCGTCCGGTGGACATCGACGGCAGCAACACCGGCTTTCAGCGTCTGCGCTCGCTGCGCATCTACCGCTTTCCCGCAGGCGTGCCCGTCGACGGCCATGCCGAAGACGACGAGGTGTTCCTCATCCTGACCGAGGGCACCGCGACCGTGCAGATCGGAATCAGCGAAGCAGATCCAGCAAGCGTCGGGACCTTCACTCTCTCCGCGTTCCACGCGCACGGCGATCGTCCCTCGGTCGCATACCTTCCGCCGCACGCCGTCTACCGGCTCACGCCACACACCATCGCCGACGTCGCTTACGCCCGCGCAACGACCCCGCATCAGCGCGAGACGGCAGTGTTCTCAACACGTCGGCACTCCGCGAAGGAAGGGAGAGGCGTGCTGCTGGACCAACGAAATCATGCACACCTCCTCGGCCTGCTCCTCGCGGAAATAGTTGCCGGCCGCGAAGATCTCGAACTCGATCTTCGCGGTGGCGTTGCGCCCGGCGCTGAGTTGCTCGTTCACATCCAGAGCGAAAACCCGATTGCTTCCGCTTCACTCCAGACCTCCAACGGTGACACCCTGCCGATCCACTCGTGGGACACAGTCGCGCTCGCGCCAAATGAAACAGCAACCCTGCGCATTCCGCCGCGCACCGACCTGCTCACCTTAACGGTGTTTGCGGAATGA